One genomic region from Ovis canadensis isolate MfBH-ARS-UI-01 breed Bighorn chromosome 24, ARS-UI_OviCan_v2, whole genome shotgun sequence encodes:
- the PAPOLB gene encoding poly(A) polymerase beta: MMPFPVTTLGPQRTPPPPEHYGISSPISLAPPRETDCILTQKLIETLKPFGVFEEEEELQRRILILEKLNNLVKEWIREISESKSLPQAVIENVGGKIFTFGSYRLGVHTKGADIDALCVAPRHVDRSDFFTSFYDKLKLHEEVKDLRAVEEAFVPVIKLCFDGIEIDILFARLALQTIPEDLDLRDDSLLKNLDIRCIRSLNGCRVTDEILHLVPNIDNFRLTLRAIKLWAKCHNIYSNILGFLGGVSWAMLVARTCQLYPNAIASTLVRKFFLVFSEWEWPNPVLLKEPEERNLNLPVWDPRVNPSDRYHLMPIITPAYPQQNSTYNVSVSTRMVMIEEFKQGLAITHEILLSKAEWSKLFEAPSFFQKYKHYIVLLASAPTEKQHLEWVGLVESKIRILVGSLEKNEFITLAHVNPQSFPAPKESPDKEEFRTMWVIGLVLKKPENSEVLSIDLTYDIQSFTDTVYRQAINSKMFEVDMKIAAMHLKRKELHQLLPNHVLQKKKTLSTEGVRLTALDAGSRDLSVGSESSTPVSSLPAASQTGPVPGSAPGRNSRGPAASVSGVQFPEVSSQQANPSDSPGGVASESLPQAAAQPAVPPAPKPMVTRVVSSARLVSHPPRPSGSAATSIANPIVGV; encoded by the coding sequence ATGATGCCGTTTCCCGTGACCACCCTGGGACCACAGCGGACCCCGCCGCCGCCCGAGCACTACGGCATCTCTTCCCCCATCAGTTTAGCACCCCCCAGGGAGACTGACTGCATACTTACCCAGAAATTAATTGAAACTCTGAAGCCCTTCGGGGTTtttgaagaggaagaggaactgCAGCGCAGGATTTTAATTTTGGAGAAATTAAATAATCTGGTAAAGGAATGGATACGAGAAATCAGTGAAAGCAAGAGTCTTCCACAAGCTGTAATTGAAAATGTTGGAGGGAAAATCTTTACATTTGGTTCTTACAGGTTAGGGGTGCATACGAAAGGTGCAGATATCGATGCGTTGTGCGTGGCACCGAGACACGTTGATCGAAGCGACTTTTTCACCTCCTTCTATGATAAATTGAAACTACATGAAGAAGTAAAGGATTTAAGGGCTGTTGAGGAGGCATTTGTACCAGTTATCAAACTGTGTTTCGATGGGATAGAGATTGATATTTTGTTTGCAAGATTAGCACTGCAGACTATTCCTGAAGATTTGGACCTAAGAGATGACAGTCTGCTTAAAAACTTAGATATAAGATGCATAAGAAGCCTTAATGGTTGCCGGGTAACTGATGAGATTTTACATCTAGTACCAAACATTGACAACTTCAGATTAACTCTGAGAGCCATCAAGCTGTGGGCCAAATGCCACAATATTTATTCTAATATACTAGGTTTCCTTGGTGGTGTTTCCTGGGCGATGCTAGTAGCAAGAACTTGCCAGCTTTATCCAAATGCCATAGCATCCACTCTTGTCCGTAAATTTTTCTTGGTGTTTTCTGAGTGGGAATGGCCGAATCCAGTGCTACTGAAAGAGCCCGAAGAACGGAATCTGAATTTGCCTGTCTGGGACCCAAGAGTAAATCCCAGTGataggtaccatctcatgcccaTAATCACACCAGCATACCCACAGCAGAACTCCACGTACAACGTGTCTGTTTCAACACGGATGGTCATGATTGAAGAGTTTAAGCAAGGGCTTGCTATCACACATGAGATTTTGCTGAGTAAGGCAGAGTGGTCCAAACTTTTCGAAGCACCCAGCTTCTTCCAGAAGTACAAACATTACATTGTGCTTCTGGCAAGTGCGCCAACAGAGAAACAACATCTAGAGTGGGTGGGTTTGGTGGAATCAAAAATCCGAATCCTGGTTGGAAGCTTGGAGAAGAATGAATTCATTACACTGGCTCATGTGAATCCTCAGTCATTTCCAGCACCCAAGGAGAGTCCTGACAAGGAAGAATTTCGTACAATGTGGGTGATTGGGTTAGTGTTAAAAAAGCCAGAAAACTCTGAAGTTCTCAGTATCGACCTCACCTACGATATCCAGTCTTTCACAGACACTGTGTATAGGCAAGCGATAAATAGTAAAATGTTTGAGGTGGACATGAAAATTGCTGCGATGCATTTGAAGAGAAAGGAGCTGCATCAACTACTGCCTAATCATGTGCTGCAGAAAAAGAAAACGCTTTCGACAGAAGGTGTCCGATTGACAGCCCTGGATGCCGGCAGCCGTGACTTGTCTGTCGGCAGTGAGAGCAGCACGCCTGTGTCGTCACTTCCTGCCGCTTCGCAGACTGGCCCGGTGCCTGGCAGCGCTCCAGGCAGGAACAGCCGTGGCCCAGCGGCGTCTGTGAGCGGCGTACAGTTTCCTGAGGTTTCCTCGCAGCAGGCGAATCCCAGCGACAGCCCCGGGGGCGTGGCCAGCGAAAGCCTCCCTCAGGCGGCTGCGCAGCCCGCTGTGCCTCCAGCACCCAAGCCCATGGTCACCAGAGTCGTTTCCTCAGCACGGCTGGTCAGCCATCCGCCCAGGCCTTCAGGGAGCGCAGCAACGAGCATAGCTAATCCTATCGTGGGAGTCTAG